One Argonema galeatum A003/A1 genomic region harbors:
- a CDS encoding endonuclease domain-containing protein codes for MPRLNDSSFHLPYNQKLIPIAKELRKNPTPAEKKLWQDFLRNFPFRVLRQRPIDNFIVDFYCAALKWVIEVDGESHFTEQGKQYDAERTNILQGYGLKVVRFTNVEVLRGFEGVCQELLGLIPPNPP; via the coding sequence ATGCCCAGATTAAATGACTCCAGCTTCCACCTACCTTACAACCAAAAACTCATCCCCATCGCCAAGGAACTGCGGAAAAACCCAACCCCAGCAGAAAAAAAACTTTGGCAAGATTTTCTGAGAAATTTCCCTTTTCGAGTTTTGAGACAACGACCGATCGACAATTTTATTGTGGATTTTTATTGTGCTGCTTTAAAGTGGGTGATTGAGGTTGATGGGGAGAGTCATTTTACAGAACAGGGGAAACAATATGATGCAGAAAGAACAAATATTTTACAGGGATATGGACTCAAAGTGGTCAGGTTTACGAATGTTGAGGTCTTGCGGGGTTTTGAGGGAGTTTGTCAGGAATTGTTGGGTTTGATCCCCCCTAACCCCCCTTAA
- a CDS encoding type II toxin-antitoxin system ParD family antitoxin: MNISLNPELEQFVQSTVKNGRYSSASEVVRAALRLLKEQEILVVLNPVSSDGKQKPNYDFSDLVGRLTWQGDAVTMQRNLRDEW, encoded by the coding sequence ATGAACATATCGTTAAATCCTGAACTAGAGCAGTTTGTTCAGTCAACAGTCAAAAACGGTAGGTACTCATCAGCTTCTGAAGTGGTAAGGGCTGCGTTACGATTGCTAAAAGAACAGGAAATTTTAGTAGTTTTGAATCCAGTTTCGTCAGACGGGAAGCAGAAACCTAACTATGATTTCTCTGATTTGGTGGGGCGATTAACTTGGCAGGGAGATGCAGTAACAATGCAGAGGAATCTACGGGATGAGTGGTAA
- a CDS encoding type II toxin-antitoxin system VapC family toxin: MSGNRYVLDTNAIVALLQGNIQLIELLKDADWLGVSVISQIEFLVFPGLTQDDREIFDQFLQRVEVLGLVAINAVLIEKIIEIRQQHRLKLPDAVIAAMAIQNSASLVTADREFAKVTSLTVINW, from the coding sequence ATGAGTGGTAATCGCTATGTGTTGGATACGAATGCTATTGTGGCTCTGCTTCAAGGAAATATTCAACTCATTGAATTACTTAAAGATGCTGATTGGCTGGGAGTTTCAGTCATTAGCCAAATTGAGTTTCTGGTATTTCCCGGCCTGACTCAAGACGATCGTGAGATTTTTGATCAGTTTCTTCAACGAGTTGAGGTTCTGGGTTTAGTTGCGATTAATGCTGTTTTGATTGAGAAAATCATTGAAATTCGCCAGCAACATCGCTTGAAACTACCGGATGCAGTTATTGCAGCAATGGCAATCCAAAATTCAGCAAGTTTGGTGACGGCAGATCGAGAGTTTGCCAAGGTAACAAGTTTAACTGTTATTAATTGGTAG
- a CDS encoding S8 family serine peptidase: MSWFEKGAKKGKQPKKSTKKQMYWPGETCILEPIITPSAPVVPGTDHAINSLILDFHFSLPDLHLATTGLIDAPDGTIPHVTAGVDSHGVASTSVDPIHTGDVPIAHPEIEPLPYIYNDLGNADFCPADPFNPTDPNLFPVDPGVPGVPINPNPGAGGGTIGFPVDPSNPPPIVLPLDPPGGVRFDFKKADQPIIGVIDTGFSGNNPDIDYSNVTLGHDYIDNDANPLLQNGEGNEHGTHVLGVIAAKQDNGIGIDGINDKVPIWVSRATGSGHWADSLIEFVNHAKESGQPNAVVNLSLDLTQVNPDGSVTTRYEFTPAERAALEYARQNHVLIVAAAGNDGGVMSVLGQASQEFDNIITVGSADGTQRADYSSYGYGLDVMADGGTTEHPVLSTVGDGVGTMAGTSVAAAEVTGAVSQVWAANPGLNYRQVIDILEKTARDLETAGWDAQTGFGLVDIEKAVELAKATTPEEYNPEKFSTPTTWDGEGNVTPSERAVATQFLGKYYEWDSYTIKSEDTLSAIALRTMGSSSATYYNFIAQKNGIANPNLIYPGQTILIPRQVSAPVNLNNTVGYDGTSTIQSYIDTLNRNGGKTILGSPTNNVHSWQSGYTQDFSGGSEGKGAIMKANGSTNSYWVGSDFWSKFLEVGSAGGILHYPTSDRYSTNSGWRQNFQGGAILKSSKGIFPVFGGIGAHYLNSENGEKGRLGFPISGEIAIGNGVVIQNFENGRIVYGDGPTRTEMNSQPPNLVTSVTINGYTVNGDFYSVFKNYQGTLGNPISGVVNHANGVTEQLFQNGSIISSKYGTFPLYGDIRQTYLNNSGLNGWLGAPTSAEVPQGNGVVKQTFEGGYIIWNGKTATAYRTGSNNPVQPITSTPTPASVQNIILKPGASNLNFSRGQKWITSTGYKFSFQQDGNLVLYNPQGRAIWATGTFGTNVDRFSVQSDGNVVLYDHGKAVWATDTAGNPGASFAIQNDGNLVVYSSNGKPLFNTGTYGGRTGTFTASQNWLNKHSNGGGSGKYYPQLASLTKANWNYQSKDNLFFDGKPGNGESLSAVKQVYSDLSNGIFGSYKAMTAGYFDNTNYSGKHYGIDMAGLAGNSVKTVVGGTATLVQNIAGNYFIGIKGDDGNLWIYGHLENYSKGIIGKRVEAGTKIGTVFDGAYFNGNWMAQHLHLEVHQGHTYNRAKSISPLEAYWKLRNL; encoded by the coding sequence ATGAGTTGGTTTGAGAAAGGTGCCAAAAAGGGAAAGCAGCCTAAAAAATCTACGAAAAAGCAGATGTACTGGCCGGGAGAAACCTGCATCCTGGAACCAATTATTACTCCCAGCGCCCCGGTTGTCCCTGGAACCGACCATGCGATAAACTCGCTGATACTGGATTTTCACTTTTCTCTGCCAGATTTACATTTGGCAACAACTGGTTTGATTGACGCGCCAGATGGTACTATTCCTCACGTTACTGCTGGTGTTGATAGTCATGGGGTTGCAAGTACCTCAGTAGATCCTATCCATACTGGGGATGTGCCGATCGCTCATCCAGAGATCGAACCACTTCCTTATATTTATAATGATTTGGGCAATGCGGATTTTTGTCCGGCAGATCCGTTTAACCCAACCGATCCTAATCTGTTTCCTGTTGACCCTGGTGTTCCGGGTGTACCGATTAATCCCAATCCTGGGGCGGGTGGGGGTACGATCGGTTTTCCTGTCGATCCTAGCAATCCGCCGCCGATCGTACTACCCTTAGATCCGCCGGGGGGTGTAAGGTTTGATTTCAAGAAGGCAGACCAGCCGATTATCGGTGTGATCGATACTGGGTTTAGCGGTAATAATCCCGATATTGACTATAGCAATGTTACTTTAGGGCATGATTATATAGATAATGATGCCAATCCGTTGCTGCAAAACGGTGAGGGAAACGAACATGGTACTCATGTATTGGGCGTGATTGCAGCGAAACAGGATAACGGGATTGGCATTGATGGAATTAACGATAAAGTACCGATTTGGGTGAGTCGGGCGACTGGTTCGGGACATTGGGCTGATTCTCTGATAGAGTTTGTGAATCATGCCAAAGAGTCGGGACAACCGAATGCGGTGGTGAATCTGAGTTTGGATTTGACTCAGGTGAATCCCGATGGTAGTGTGACTACTCGTTATGAGTTTACCCCGGCTGAACGGGCGGCGCTAGAGTATGCCAGACAAAATCATGTTTTGATTGTGGCGGCGGCGGGAAATGATGGCGGCGTGATGTCCGTTTTGGGACAAGCTTCTCAGGAGTTTGACAATATTATTACGGTGGGGTCTGCTGATGGGACGCAGCGGGCGGATTATTCTAGTTATGGTTACGGTTTGGACGTGATGGCGGATGGGGGTACAACTGAACATCCGGTATTGTCTACCGTTGGTGATGGTGTGGGGACGATGGCGGGGACATCGGTAGCAGCGGCGGAAGTGACGGGTGCGGTGTCTCAGGTGTGGGCGGCAAATCCAGGGTTAAATTATCGTCAGGTAATTGATATTTTGGAGAAGACGGCGAGGGATTTAGAGACAGCGGGATGGGATGCACAAACGGGTTTTGGGTTGGTGGATATTGAGAAGGCGGTGGAGTTGGCGAAGGCGACAACGCCGGAAGAGTATAATCCTGAAAAGTTCTCTACGCCTACTACTTGGGATGGTGAAGGAAATGTAACACCTAGCGAACGCGCTGTTGCGACTCAATTTTTGGGCAAATACTATGAATGGGATTCCTACACTATTAAATCAGAAGATACGCTAAGTGCGATCGCTCTCCGAACAATGGGCAGTAGTTCAGCCACTTACTACAACTTTATTGCCCAGAAAAACGGCATTGCTAACCCCAACTTAATTTATCCGGGTCAAACAATCCTGATACCGCGACAAGTATCAGCACCAGTTAACTTAAACAATACGGTTGGATATGATGGTACTTCAACCATTCAAAGTTACATCGATACTTTAAATCGCAACGGTGGTAAAACCATCTTAGGTTCTCCAACTAATAACGTGCATTCCTGGCAAAGTGGTTACACCCAAGACTTTTCAGGCGGTTCTGAAGGCAAGGGTGCGATTATGAAAGCTAATGGCAGCACTAACTCTTACTGGGTTGGCAGTGACTTTTGGAGTAAATTCTTAGAAGTAGGTAGTGCAGGTGGAATTTTGCACTATCCTACATCCGATCGTTACAGCACCAATAGTGGTTGGCGACAAAACTTCCAAGGTGGTGCAATTCTCAAATCATCGAAAGGAATTTTCCCTGTATTTGGCGGAATTGGCGCTCACTATCTTAACAGCGAAAATGGCGAAAAAGGTCGATTAGGCTTCCCCATCAGTGGAGAAATTGCCATTGGTAATGGTGTGGTTATTCAAAACTTCGAGAACGGTCGGATTGTCTACGGTGATGGCCCAACTCGGACAGAAATGAATAGTCAGCCACCTAATCTTGTTACCTCTGTCACCATTAATGGCTACACAGTTAACGGTGACTTCTATTCAGTTTTCAAGAATTATCAAGGAACGCTTGGAAATCCGATTTCAGGAGTAGTTAATCACGCCAATGGTGTCACCGAGCAACTATTCCAAAATGGTTCCATTATCAGCAGCAAATATGGAACTTTCCCACTCTATGGTGACATTCGTCAAACATACTTGAATAATAGTGGATTGAACGGCTGGCTAGGTGCGCCAACCAGTGCAGAAGTTCCACAAGGTAACGGTGTGGTTAAGCAAACTTTTGAAGGTGGTTACATTATCTGGAATGGAAAGACCGCAACAGCTTATCGCACAGGTAGTAACAATCCGGTTCAGCCGATAACATCTACACCTACGCCTGCTTCAGTTCAGAATATTATTCTTAAGCCTGGAGCATCCAACTTGAATTTTTCACGGGGTCAAAAGTGGATTACTTCTACAGGCTATAAGTTTAGCTTCCAGCAAGATGGGAATTTAGTGTTGTATAATCCCCAAGGAAGGGCAATTTGGGCTACTGGAACTTTTGGTACAAATGTCGATAGATTTTCAGTTCAATCCGATGGCAATGTTGTACTTTACGATCACGGAAAAGCAGTTTGGGCAACGGATACCGCAGGCAATCCAGGTGCTTCGTTTGCAATTCAAAATGATGGGAACCTTGTTGTTTATTCGTCGAATGGCAAGCCGCTATTTAATACAGGTACGTATGGTGGCCGGACTGGTACATTTACAGCCTCCCAAAATTGGTTGAACAAACACAGTAATGGTGGTGGAAGTGGAAAATACTATCCTCAGCTTGCGTCTTTGACAAAAGCCAACTGGAATTATCAAAGTAAGGACAACTTGTTTTTTGATGGAAAACCTGGAAATGGAGAAAGTTTATCAGCAGTCAAACAAGTTTACTCCGATCTTTCTAATGGTATCTTTGGCTCTTATAAAGCAATGACGGCTGGATACTTTGATAACACAAATTATAGTGGCAAACACTATGGCATTGATATGGCTGGTCTCGCTGGTAACTCAGTGAAAACTGTCGTTGGAGGTACAGCTACTTTAGTGCAAAATATTGCTGGTAATTACTTTATAGGCATAAAAGGTGATGATGGCAATCTCTGGATTTATGGGCATTTAGAAAATTACTCAAAGGGGATTATTGGTAAGCGTGTAGAAGCTGGCACTAAGATTGGTACAGTTTTTGATGGTGCCTACTTTAATGGTAACTGGATGGCTCAACATTTACATTTGGAAGTTCATCAAGGTCATACATACAATCGTGCTAAGTCAATCAGCCCTCTTGAAGCTTACTGGAAATTAAGGAATTTATGA
- a CDS encoding M50 family metallopeptidase — MQLGKKTDAKKWRDSICPDITVNWQLGQLRKANKVILQSKTDNRRYEFEATEGHALRHFTGQFTMGQVQDSCSFLCHQTIEDDFVVKFQQKLTDLGILETATKEQQLEPTPEIPNFSIPPLKPTVQWIRHPDGYWLLRNPEDIAFLQVNDIDKPVISQLGKLPLPEIIEKYDISREQLEYLLQMLAATGMLEGTKPAKPPRKFTLLQLLFFKFPLFNPDSWLTQHLNKVRFIFNPIFSALLLAFLSSSIAIGISRQAEIIQASRDLWSKGFTNLILPFALLIMLVVSLHELGHAFTLKHYGGIVPEIGLMFICLLPGAYTNTTDAYSLVKRRQRALVMVAGVLCQLVIWAIALWIWMLSNSVTWLHQTSYLLMVAAQLTLALNLNPLNRFDGYYLAVAMTGINNLRQKSFKFYAQMLKGEPSLERPNDQLILAAYAPCCLIYIVWVFGYLLFWLGNLLLANLR; from the coding sequence ATGCAGTTGGGCAAAAAAACAGATGCAAAAAAATGGCGGGACAGCATCTGTCCCGATATTACCGTCAATTGGCAATTAGGGCAACTTCGCAAAGCCAATAAAGTCATTCTGCAATCTAAAACAGACAACCGCCGCTACGAATTTGAAGCAACTGAAGGTCACGCCCTGCGCCACTTTACGGGGCAGTTTACAATGGGTCAAGTACAAGATTCCTGCTCTTTTCTTTGCCATCAAACAATTGAAGATGATTTCGTCGTAAAATTCCAGCAAAAATTAACCGATTTGGGAATACTAGAAACTGCAACCAAAGAACAACAACTTGAACCAACGCCTGAAATTCCCAACTTTTCCATTCCCCCTCTCAAACCAACAGTACAGTGGATACGCCACCCAGATGGTTATTGGCTATTACGCAATCCAGAAGATATCGCATTTCTGCAAGTAAACGATATCGATAAACCTGTAATTTCCCAACTTGGGAAATTACCTTTACCAGAAATTATCGAAAAATACGATATCAGCAGAGAGCAACTAGAATACCTGTTGCAGATGTTAGCAGCGACGGGAATGTTAGAAGGAACCAAACCAGCTAAACCACCCAGAAAATTCACCTTACTGCAATTACTTTTTTTCAAGTTTCCCCTATTCAATCCCGATAGTTGGCTAACGCAGCATCTTAATAAAGTTCGCTTTATCTTTAATCCCATATTTAGTGCGTTACTATTGGCATTTTTATCATCTTCTATTGCCATTGGCATATCGCGACAAGCAGAAATCATCCAAGCAAGTCGTGATTTGTGGAGTAAGGGATTTACTAACCTAATTCTTCCCTTCGCTTTGCTGATAATGCTGGTAGTTTCTCTTCACGAACTCGGTCATGCTTTTACTTTAAAACATTACGGAGGTATTGTACCAGAAATCGGATTAATGTTTATATGTTTGCTACCGGGAGCTTATACTAATACTACCGATGCTTACAGTTTGGTAAAACGCAGACAAAGAGCTTTAGTAATGGTAGCTGGAGTGCTGTGTCAGTTGGTAATTTGGGCAATAGCTTTATGGATCTGGATGTTGTCAAATTCAGTAACTTGGCTGCATCAAACTAGCTACTTGCTGATGGTAGCAGCACAACTGACACTGGCTTTAAATCTTAATCCGCTGAATCGGTTTGATGGTTACTATTTAGCAGTAGCTATGACTGGAATTAACAATTTGCGTCAAAAGTCTTTTAAATTTTACGCTCAGATGCTAAAGGGAGAACCAAGTTTAGAACGACCGAACGACCAATTAATTTTAGCAGCTTATGCACCTTGCTGTTTAATCTATATTGTTTGGGTTTTCGGTTACTTGCTGTTTTGGCTTGGCAATTTGCTGCTAGCGAATTTAAGGTAA
- the ndhD1 gene encoding photosynthetic/respiratory NAD(P)H-quinone oxidoreductase subunit D1, with protein sequence MNFPWLTTIILFPIAASLLIPIVPDKDGKTVRWYALTVGLIDFALIVYAFYTQYDLSNPNLQLVESYAWVPQLDLNWSVGVDGLSMPLVLLTGFMTTLATLAAWPVTLKPKLFYFLMLAMYGGQIAVFAVQDMLLFFLVWELELIPVYLLLSIWGGKKRLYAATKFILYTAGGSLFILVAALAMAFYGDTVTFDMSAIAAKDYALNFQLLMYAAFLIAYGVKLPIIPLHTWLPDAHGEATAPVHMLLAGILLKMGGYALLRMNAGMLPDAHAVFAPALVILGVVNIIYAALTSFAQRNLKRKIAYSSISHMGFVLIGFASFTDLGTSGAMLQMISHGLIGASLFFLVGATYDRTHTLMLDEMGGVGQKMRKMFSMWTACSLASLALPGMSGFVAELMVFVGFATSDAYNPTFKVVVVFLAAVGVILTPIYLLSMLREIFYGPENKELVAHEALIDAEPREVFIIASLLVPIIGIGFYPKLVTQMYDATMVKLTARLRASVPTLALKTEDTAVPMALQQMMRAPVIGD encoded by the coding sequence ATGAATTTTCCTTGGCTGACAACGATAATCCTGTTTCCCATCGCGGCGTCCCTGCTGATACCGATCGTGCCGGACAAAGACGGCAAAACGGTGCGATGGTACGCCCTCACAGTCGGACTGATTGATTTTGCTCTGATTGTTTACGCTTTCTACACCCAGTACGACTTAAGCAATCCAAATCTGCAACTGGTAGAAAGCTATGCCTGGGTGCCTCAACTCGACTTAAATTGGTCGGTTGGGGTCGATGGGTTATCTATGCCTCTCGTGTTGCTGACTGGTTTCATGACAACCCTGGCAACTTTGGCAGCTTGGCCGGTAACGCTAAAGCCGAAGTTGTTTTATTTTTTGATGCTGGCGATGTACGGCGGTCAAATAGCCGTGTTTGCTGTCCAGGATATGCTGTTGTTTTTCCTGGTATGGGAACTGGAATTGATTCCGGTTTACCTGCTGCTGTCAATCTGGGGCGGTAAGAAGCGCCTTTACGCGGCTACTAAGTTTATTTTGTACACAGCGGGCGGTTCGCTATTTATTTTGGTAGCGGCGCTGGCGATGGCGTTCTACGGCGATACTGTGACGTTCGATATGAGTGCGATCGCCGCTAAGGACTACGCCCTGAATTTCCAACTTTTGATGTATGCAGCGTTTCTGATTGCTTACGGGGTTAAGCTGCCGATTATTCCATTACACACTTGGCTTCCCGATGCTCACGGTGAAGCTACCGCACCAGTACATATGTTGCTGGCTGGTATTCTCCTGAAAATGGGGGGATATGCCCTGCTGCGGATGAATGCGGGGATGTTACCTGACGCTCACGCAGTTTTCGCGCCAGCTTTGGTGATTTTGGGCGTTGTGAATATTATTTACGCCGCTCTCACTTCTTTCGCTCAGCGGAACTTGAAGCGCAAAATTGCTTATTCGTCAATATCTCACATGGGATTTGTGCTAATTGGGTTTGCTTCTTTTACCGATTTGGGCACCAGTGGCGCAATGCTGCAAATGATTTCCCACGGTTTGATTGGGGCGAGTTTGTTCTTCCTGGTGGGAGCGACTTATGACCGGACGCATACTTTAATGTTAGATGAAATGGGTGGCGTCGGTCAGAAAATGCGTAAGATGTTCTCGATGTGGACAGCTTGTTCGCTGGCGTCTTTAGCATTGCCGGGAATGAGCGGTTTTGTGGCAGAGTTGATGGTGTTTGTCGGTTTTGCAACCAGCGATGCTTACAATCCCACTTTTAAAGTGGTGGTGGTATTCTTGGCAGCGGTTGGTGTTATTTTGACGCCGATTTATCTGCTGTCGATGTTGCGAGAGATTTTTTACGGCCCGGAAAACAAGGAGTTAGTCGCACACGAAGCTTTAATCGATGCGGAACCGCGAGAAGTGTTTATTATTGCTTCTCTGTTGGTGCCGATTATTGGGATTGGGTTTTATCCCAAACTTGTGACTCAAATGTATGATGCCACAATGGTGAAGCTGACGGCCCGATTGCGTGCGTCGGTGCCAACGCTAGCGCTGAAAACAGAAGATACAGCTGTGCCGATGGCGTTGCAGCAAATGATGCGTGCGCCGGTAATTGGCGATTGA